In the Ramlibacter tataouinensis TTB310 genome, one interval contains:
- the cobO gene encoding cob(I)yrinic acid a,c-diamide adenosyltransferase, with product MNIEQPPSAKPYDKPQGERRGLVIVNTGDGKGKSTAAFGLALRAHGRGKAVKIYQFMKVPTARFGEHRMFEQIGIPIEGLGDGFSWKSQDLERSAQLARDGWQRARQAILGGQFFLVVLDELTYPLIYGWLPLPEVLQTLRERPKDVHVAITGRRCPPEIVEIADTVTEMTKIKHAFNAGVPAQRGIED from the coding sequence ATGAACATCGAGCAACCGCCCTCGGCCAAGCCGTACGACAAGCCGCAAGGCGAGCGCCGCGGGCTGGTGATCGTCAACACCGGCGACGGCAAGGGCAAGAGCACGGCCGCTTTCGGACTGGCGCTGCGCGCGCACGGCCGCGGCAAGGCGGTGAAGATCTACCAGTTCATGAAGGTGCCCACCGCGCGCTTCGGCGAGCACCGCATGTTCGAGCAGATCGGCATCCCCATCGAGGGCCTGGGCGATGGTTTCTCCTGGAAGAGCCAGGACCTGGAGCGCTCGGCCCAGCTCGCGCGCGACGGCTGGCAGCGGGCCAGGCAAGCCATCCTGGGCGGGCAGTTCTTCCTGGTGGTGCTGGACGAGCTCACCTACCCGCTGATCTACGGCTGGCTGCCGCTGCCCGAGGTGCTGCAGACCCTGCGCGAGCGGCCGAAGGATGTGCACGTGGCCATCACCGGCCGGCGCTGCCCGCCCGAGATCGTGGAGATCGCCGATACCGTGACCGAGATGACCAAGATCAAGCACGCCTTCAATGCCGGCGTGCCGGCGCAACGCGGCATCGAGGACTGA
- the cbiB gene encoding adenosylcobinamide-phosphate synthase CbiB gives MAGGSSPMLAGAVALAVAFALDRWLGEPPARWHPVVGMGRYLGWIGGRVAPREERPDPDWLAFWAGALAWSGAALLLALAAWMVQRWLLGLPALAAGLLLGLLLKPLLSWRMLREEVAAVEDALAGSLDDGRRRLARLVSRDVSQLDEAQVRESAIESLAENYNDSVVAPVFWFAVAGLPGAVLYRFANTADAMWGYRGFRGGLHWEWAGKWTARADDALSWLPARLAALLLALAAARRLPGLRGQSALTPSPNGGWPMAAMALALGVRLRKPGVYALNAGAPSPAPMHTRQALRLCGRALPLLLACAWLLAAAVQGAWLR, from the coding sequence ATGGCTGGCGGGTCCTCGCCCATGCTTGCCGGCGCCGTCGCCCTGGCGGTGGCGTTCGCCCTGGACCGCTGGCTGGGCGAACCGCCCGCGCGCTGGCATCCGGTGGTGGGGATGGGGCGCTACCTGGGCTGGATCGGCGGGCGCGTCGCGCCGCGCGAGGAGCGGCCGGATCCCGATTGGCTCGCCTTCTGGGCCGGTGCCCTGGCCTGGAGCGGCGCCGCGCTGCTGCTGGCGCTGGCTGCGTGGATGGTCCAGCGGTGGCTGCTGGGGCTGCCCGCCCTTGCAGCCGGGCTGTTGCTGGGCCTGCTGCTCAAGCCGCTGCTGTCCTGGCGCATGCTGCGCGAGGAAGTGGCCGCGGTGGAGGATGCGCTCGCTGGGTCGCTGGACGACGGGCGGCGGCGGCTGGCGCGCCTGGTGAGCCGCGACGTGAGCCAGCTGGACGAGGCCCAGGTGCGCGAGAGCGCGATCGAGTCGCTCGCGGAGAACTACAACGACTCGGTGGTCGCGCCGGTGTTCTGGTTCGCCGTCGCCGGGCTGCCCGGCGCGGTGCTGTACCGCTTCGCGAACACCGCCGATGCGATGTGGGGCTACCGGGGCTTTCGCGGCGGGCTGCACTGGGAATGGGCCGGCAAGTGGACGGCGCGCGCCGACGACGCGCTGTCCTGGCTGCCGGCGCGGCTGGCGGCGCTGCTGCTGGCGCTCGCCGCGGCACGCCGGCTGCCGGGCCTGCGCGGCCAGTCGGCGCTGACGCCCTCGCCCAATGGCGGCTGGCCCATGGCGGCCATGGCGCTGGCGCTGGGCGTGCGGCTGCGCAAGCCGGGCGTGTACGCGCTGAACGCGGGTGCGCCTTCGCCGGCGCCCATGCACACCCGGCAGGCACTGCGGCTGTGCGGGCGCGCGTTGCCGCTGCTGCTGGCCTGTGCCTGGCTGCTGGCGGCCGCCGTGCAGGGAGCCTGGCTGCGATGA
- a CDS encoding ABC transporter ATP-binding protein, with protein sequence MNAAALQALGLRVALGGRPVLHGIDLAFPAGRWTSVVGPNGAGKSTLLKALAGLLPAEGQVALLGQPLAAWRQRERARRLAWLGQGEAGAEDLTVHDVAMLGRLPHQPWLAPPGPGDRAAVEQALRATQAWDWRDRPLGQLSGGERQRVLLARALAVQAQVLLMDEPLANLDPPHQSDWLLLVRDLAAAGRTVVSVLHEVTMALQADSLVVMAQGRVVHQGACAAPATHRAVEAVFDRRIAVHAVAGRPVALPQ encoded by the coding sequence TTGAACGCAGCGGCTTTGCAGGCGCTGGGCCTGCGGGTGGCCCTGGGAGGCCGGCCGGTGCTGCACGGCATCGACCTGGCTTTCCCCGCGGGTCGCTGGACCAGCGTCGTCGGACCCAACGGCGCGGGCAAGTCGACGCTGCTGAAGGCGCTGGCCGGCCTGCTGCCGGCCGAAGGCCAGGTGGCGTTGCTCGGGCAGCCGCTGGCAGCCTGGCGGCAGCGCGAGCGGGCGCGCCGGCTCGCCTGGCTGGGGCAGGGCGAAGCCGGCGCGGAGGACCTGACCGTTCATGACGTCGCCATGCTGGGCCGGCTGCCGCACCAGCCGTGGCTGGCTCCGCCGGGCCCTGGCGACCGGGCGGCCGTGGAGCAGGCACTGCGCGCGACGCAGGCCTGGGACTGGCGCGACCGGCCGCTGGGCCAGCTCTCCGGCGGCGAGCGACAGCGGGTGCTGCTGGCGCGTGCGCTGGCCGTCCAGGCGCAGGTGCTGCTCATGGACGAGCCGCTCGCCAACCTCGATCCGCCTCACCAGTCGGACTGGCTGCTGCTGGTGCGCGACCTGGCGGCGGCAGGCCGCACGGTGGTCAGCGTGCTGCACGAGGTCACCATGGCGTTGCAGGCGGATTCGCTGGTAGTGATGGCGCAGGGCCGCGTCGTGCACCAGGGCGCCTGCGCCGCGCCCGCCACGCACCGCGCCGTGGAAGCAGTGTTCGATCGGCGCATCGCCGTCCACGCGGTGGCCGGCCGGCCGGTGGCGCTGCCGCAATGA
- a CDS encoding aminotransferase class I/II-fold pyridoxal phosphate-dependent enzyme, with protein sequence MSEHGGPDALGIPAHDFSTNANACGPCPQALLAVQGADARQYPDPGYGLLRQALAQLHQVEPARIVLAASASEFIQRVTAWCARQGIRSAAVPRHGYGDYARAARAWGLAVVHEGAAPLLWLCEPSSPLGQAEERWDAAGQAEVVVLDRAYEPLRLEDWSSGTAADPGGVWQLWTPNKALGLTGVRAAYAIAPRGAEQGMAALEALAPSWPLGAHGVALLHAWCEPAVQLWVLDSQHVLRRWKLQQQALCRDLGWRCEPSAANFFVAGPLAPGRLAALRQQGVKLRDGSSFGLPGQVRLSVQPPASQAALRLAWRATA encoded by the coding sequence ATGAGCGAGCATGGCGGCCCCGACGCGCTGGGCATCCCGGCGCACGATTTCTCCACCAATGCCAATGCCTGCGGCCCCTGCCCGCAGGCATTGCTGGCGGTGCAAGGGGCCGATGCCCGGCAGTACCCGGATCCCGGCTACGGCCTGCTGCGGCAGGCGCTGGCGCAACTGCACCAGGTCGAGCCCGCCCGCATCGTGCTGGCCGCCAGCGCCAGCGAGTTCATCCAGCGCGTCACGGCCTGGTGCGCCCGCCAGGGGATTCGCAGCGCCGCCGTGCCGCGCCACGGCTATGGCGACTATGCGCGGGCGGCGCGGGCCTGGGGCCTGGCCGTGGTGCACGAGGGCGCGGCGCCGCTGCTGTGGCTGTGCGAGCCCTCCAGCCCGCTGGGCCAGGCGGAAGAACGCTGGGACGCTGCCGGCCAGGCCGAGGTGGTAGTGCTGGACCGTGCCTACGAGCCGCTGCGCTTGGAGGACTGGAGCAGCGGCACCGCGGCCGACCCGGGAGGTGTCTGGCAGCTGTGGACGCCCAACAAGGCGCTGGGCCTGACCGGCGTGCGGGCGGCCTATGCGATCGCGCCGCGCGGCGCGGAGCAGGGCATGGCCGCGCTCGAGGCGCTGGCGCCTTCCTGGCCGCTGGGCGCGCACGGCGTGGCGCTGCTGCACGCCTGGTGCGAGCCTGCGGTGCAGCTGTGGGTGCTGGACAGCCAGCACGTGCTGCGGCGCTGGAAGCTGCAGCAGCAGGCGCTGTGCCGCGACCTGGGCTGGCGCTGCGAGCCCAGCGCCGCCAACTTCTTCGTCGCCGGCCCGCTCGCGCCAGGGCGCCTGGCCGCCCTGCGGCAGCAGGGCGTCAAGCTGCGCGACGGCAGCTCCTTCGGACTGCCCGGCCAGGTGCGCTTGAGCGTGCAGCCGCCGGCCAGCCAGGCAGCGCTGCGCCTTGCCTGGAGGGCTACCGCATGA
- a CDS encoding adenosylcobinamide-GDP ribazoletransferase, which yields MNAVRHYLLALQFFTRVPVTGRLAGWVGYSPALLRASAAHFPGIGLLVGLLAAGVAWVLLAWLPPGPFAPFVAAVFSTIATVLFTGALHEDGLADVADGLGSYADRRRALEIMKDSRIGAFGAMALVLAFSAKLGLLALIASHDAGALAAGLVLAHVLSRAWPLLLIHWLPYVGEADGVKAKPMADAISGSTLAVAATWTLLAAAGVAWLQGVVFLMVPLLLSALALLAMLRLFARRLQGFTGDCLGATQQVCEIGCYLGVALAL from the coding sequence ATGAATGCGGTGCGCCACTACCTGCTGGCCCTGCAGTTCTTCACCCGCGTGCCGGTGACGGGCCGGCTCGCCGGCTGGGTGGGCTACAGCCCCGCGCTGCTGCGCGCCAGCGCGGCGCATTTCCCGGGCATCGGCCTGCTGGTGGGACTGCTCGCCGCGGGCGTGGCCTGGGTGCTGCTGGCGTGGTTGCCGCCCGGTCCGTTCGCGCCTTTCGTCGCCGCGGTGTTCTCCACCATCGCCACCGTGCTGTTCACCGGCGCGCTGCACGAGGACGGGCTGGCCGACGTGGCCGACGGCCTGGGCTCATACGCCGACCGCCGGCGCGCCCTCGAGATCATGAAGGATTCGCGCATCGGCGCCTTCGGCGCCATGGCGCTGGTGCTGGCCTTCAGCGCCAAGCTGGGGCTGCTGGCGCTGATCGCGTCCCACGACGCGGGCGCGCTGGCCGCGGGCCTGGTGCTCGCGCACGTTCTCTCGCGGGCCTGGCCCCTGCTGCTGATCCACTGGCTGCCTTACGTAGGCGAGGCCGACGGCGTCAAGGCCAAGCCCATGGCCGATGCGATCTCGGGGAGCACGCTGGCCGTGGCGGCGACCTGGACCCTGCTCGCCGCCGCCGGCGTGGCATGGCTGCAGGGCGTGGTCTTCCTGATGGTTCCGCTGCTGCTCTCCGCGCTGGCGCTGCTAGCGATGCTGCGCCTCTTCGCGCGGCGCCTGCAGGGCTTCACCGGCGACTGCCTGGGCGCCACGCAGCAGGTCTGCGAGATCGGCTGCTACCTGGGCGTGGCGCTCGCGCTGTGA
- a CDS encoding histidine phosphatase family protein, which translates to MKLWLVRHARPIVQEGICYGATDLPADPQATLEAARALAAALPTGLAVRCSPLRRCLQLAQALHALRPDLAHETDARLAEMDFGTWEGQRWDAIGRTAFEAWMADFARHRCGGGESVAVLMARVGQAMAEVRAGHRDVLWISHAGVVRAARMLARGVPAPAQASDWPADGVGFGAAHCLDLCDPGETPAAQPQA; encoded by the coding sequence GTGAAGCTCTGGCTGGTGCGCCACGCGCGGCCAATCGTGCAGGAGGGCATCTGCTACGGCGCGACCGACCTGCCGGCCGATCCGCAGGCGACCCTGGAAGCAGCGCGGGCGCTTGCGGCGGCCCTGCCGACGGGCCTGGCGGTGCGGTGCTCGCCGCTGCGCCGCTGCCTGCAGCTGGCCCAGGCCTTGCACGCACTGCGGCCTGACCTGGCACACGAGACCGATGCGCGCCTGGCGGAGATGGACTTCGGCACCTGGGAAGGACAGCGCTGGGACGCGATCGGCCGCACGGCCTTCGAAGCGTGGATGGCCGACTTCGCGCGGCACCGCTGCGGCGGCGGCGAAAGCGTGGCGGTCCTCATGGCCCGCGTCGGCCAAGCCATGGCGGAGGTTCGTGCCGGCCATCGCGACGTTTTATGGATCAGCCATGCCGGCGTCGTCCGCGCCGCCCGGATGCTCGCCCGCGGCGTGCCGGCGCCGGCGCAGGCCAGCGACTGGCCGGCCGACGGCGTCGGCTTCGGTGCGGCGCACTGCCTGGACCTGTGTGACCCCGGGGAAACCCCCGCCGCGCAGCCGCAGGCCTGA
- a CDS encoding FecCD family ABC transporter permease: MTLAALSAGLLVLGTGIGSAGFEGMLAPLLDPAADPAQAAMARQIVWEIRLPRTLGAWLAGALLGLAGALAQGLFRNPLADPYLLGSAAGASLGVALALAAMGGAAGMLGGSMRSAATVGLSSSDIWVRLGFTGAAFAGAVLAVVLTLALARGVQHTLRLLLAGVIVGVVLGALSSLVLLFSPDSLQAMQAFMLGSTGFVGWSACALMAGAWLLTASAAWLLARALDGLALGEATARSLGLALGPLRAALVAALALATGTAVAQTGLIAFVGLAAPHLVRAAFSLPHRRLVLLASLMGGVLLTAADLLARALIAPQELPVGILTAVLGGGYLLWLMHRRGGHLGTGGLH; this comes from the coding sequence ATGACCCTCGCGGCGCTGAGCGCCGGGCTGCTGGTGCTGGGCACCGGCATCGGCAGCGCGGGCTTCGAAGGCATGCTCGCGCCGCTGCTGGATCCCGCTGCCGATCCGGCGCAGGCCGCGATGGCGCGGCAGATCGTCTGGGAGATCCGGCTGCCGCGCACCCTGGGCGCCTGGCTGGCGGGCGCGCTGCTGGGCCTGGCCGGCGCGCTGGCCCAGGGCCTGTTCCGCAACCCGCTGGCCGATCCCTACCTGCTGGGAAGCGCGGCCGGCGCGTCGCTCGGCGTCGCCCTCGCGCTGGCCGCGATGGGTGGTGCCGCCGGTATGCTGGGAGGCAGCATGAGGAGCGCCGCGACCGTGGGGCTGTCTTCCTCCGACATCTGGGTCCGCCTGGGCTTCACCGGCGCGGCGTTCGCCGGCGCGGTGCTGGCCGTGGTGCTGACGCTCGCGCTCGCGCGCGGCGTGCAGCACACGTTGCGGCTGCTGCTGGCCGGGGTCATCGTCGGCGTGGTGCTGGGCGCGCTGAGCTCCCTGGTCCTGTTGTTCTCGCCCGACTCGCTGCAGGCGATGCAGGCATTCATGCTGGGCTCCACGGGCTTCGTGGGCTGGAGCGCCTGCGCCCTGATGGCCGGCGCCTGGCTGCTGACCGCTTCGGCAGCCTGGCTCCTGGCGCGGGCGCTGGACGGCCTCGCCCTGGGCGAGGCCACGGCCCGGAGCCTGGGATTGGCGCTGGGCCCGCTGCGCGCCGCGCTGGTCGCGGCGCTGGCCCTGGCCACCGGCACGGCCGTGGCGCAGACCGGGCTGATCGCCTTCGTCGGCCTGGCCGCGCCCCACCTGGTGCGCGCTGCGTTCAGCCTGCCGCACCGCCGCCTGGTGCTGCTGGCCAGCCTGATGGGCGGCGTGCTGTTGACGGCCGCCGACCTGCTGGCGCGGGCCCTGATCGCGCCGCAGGAGCTGCCGGTGGGCATTCTGACGGCCGTGCTCGGCGGCGGCTACCTGCTGTGGCTGATGCACAGGCGTGGCGGCCACCTGGGGACCGGAGGCCTGCATTGA
- the cobT gene encoding nicotinate-nucleotide--dimethylbenzimidazole phosphoribosyltransferase, producing the protein MDIPDLHDAALAARLQHKLDRKTKPAGSLGRIEALALQLGLVLGCETPRLREPQVLVCAGDHGLAARGVSAYPSDVTWQMVENFLSGGAAVSVLARQHGLALTVVDCGVRHDFAPRAGLLARKIAPGTGDSSQGPAMTAAQCAQAIANGRDVVARLPGNVMLLGEMGIGNTSAASLLLARLTGHDLLDCVGAGTGLDADGIARKRALLGEVLQRHADAKEPLQALAAFGGFEIATLVGAVLQAARERRVIVVDGFISSAAVLVARALEPHVTQRCVFSHRSDECGHGLMLRHLGPDRSTPARALLDLGLRLGEGSGAVLAWPLLQSACAILEQMASFESAGVSDKGAR; encoded by the coding sequence ATGGACATCCCCGACCTCCACGACGCCGCGCTCGCGGCGCGCCTGCAGCACAAGCTGGACCGCAAGACCAAGCCGGCGGGCTCGCTGGGCCGCATCGAAGCGCTCGCGCTGCAGCTCGGGCTGGTCCTGGGCTGCGAGACCCCGCGCCTGCGCGAGCCGCAGGTGCTGGTATGCGCGGGCGACCACGGCCTGGCCGCGCGCGGCGTCTCGGCCTATCCCAGCGACGTCACCTGGCAGATGGTCGAGAACTTCCTCTCCGGCGGCGCGGCGGTGAGCGTGCTGGCGCGCCAGCATGGCCTGGCGCTGACGGTGGTCGACTGCGGCGTGCGCCACGACTTCGCGCCGCGCGCGGGGCTGCTGGCACGCAAGATCGCGCCGGGCACCGGCGACAGCTCGCAGGGCCCGGCGATGACGGCGGCGCAATGCGCGCAGGCCATCGCCAACGGCCGCGACGTCGTCGCCCGGCTCCCCGGCAACGTGATGCTGCTGGGCGAGATGGGCATAGGCAACACATCCGCCGCCTCGCTGCTGCTGGCGCGGCTGACCGGGCACGACCTGCTCGACTGCGTGGGCGCCGGCACCGGCCTGGACGCGGACGGCATCGCACGCAAGCGCGCCCTGCTCGGCGAAGTGCTGCAACGGCACGCGGATGCGAAGGAGCCGCTGCAGGCGCTGGCGGCCTTCGGCGGCTTCGAGATCGCGACCCTGGTGGGCGCGGTGCTGCAGGCCGCGCGCGAGCGCCGCGTGATCGTGGTGGACGGCTTCATCTCCAGCGCCGCGGTGCTGGTCGCCAGGGCCCTGGAGCCGCACGTGACGCAGCGCTGCGTGTTCTCGCACCGCTCGGACGAATGCGGCCACGGCCTCATGCTGCGCCACCTGGGGCCGGACCGGTCCACGCCGGCGCGCGCGCTGCTGGACCTGGGCCTGCGGCTCGGCGAAGGCTCGGGCGCCGTGCTCGCATGGCCCCTGCTGCAATCGGCCTGCGCGATCCTGGAGCAGATGGCCAGCTTCGAATCGGCGGGCGTCTCCGACAAGGGCGCGCGATGA
- a CDS encoding ABC transporter substrate-binding protein: MPDTSTAPKNRTVHWLLLLLALLLATPARALDLTDDRGVRITLDAPPQRIVSLLPSLTETVCHLGQCHRLVGVDRYSNWPEAVHRLPQVGGGLDPSIEAIVALRPDLVLAGTSMRAIARLEALGVKVVALEPRTHADVRRVLGKVGVLLGVDDAQRVWREIDAGVSAAAQSLPAQVQGTRVYFEVNRGPYGAGEASFIGETLARLGVRNILPATLGPFPKLNPEFVVRANPDLIMVGARDGAELHNRPGWGAIRALREQRVCSFAPAEAEVLVRPGPRMAEAARLMARCLADKAPRGAQRAAP, from the coding sequence ATGCCTGACACCTCCACCGCCCCGAAAAACCGCACGGTGCACTGGCTGTTGCTGCTTCTGGCCTTGCTGCTCGCCACGCCGGCGCGGGCGCTGGACCTGACGGACGACCGCGGCGTGCGCATCACGCTGGACGCGCCACCGCAGCGCATCGTCAGCCTGCTGCCTTCGCTGACGGAGACGGTGTGCCACCTGGGCCAATGCCATCGGCTGGTCGGTGTGGACCGCTACTCCAACTGGCCCGAGGCGGTGCACCGGCTTCCCCAGGTGGGCGGCGGACTCGATCCCAGCATCGAGGCCATCGTGGCCCTGCGGCCCGACCTGGTGCTGGCCGGCACCTCGATGCGCGCGATCGCGCGGCTGGAGGCGCTGGGCGTGAAGGTGGTGGCGCTGGAGCCGCGCACCCACGCCGACGTGCGCCGCGTGCTGGGCAAGGTCGGCGTGCTGCTGGGGGTGGACGATGCCCAGCGGGTCTGGCGCGAGATCGACGCGGGCGTGTCGGCCGCCGCCCAGTCGCTGCCGGCCCAGGTGCAGGGAACGCGTGTCTATTTCGAGGTGAACCGCGGCCCCTACGGCGCCGGCGAGGCATCGTTCATCGGCGAGACGCTGGCCCGGCTGGGAGTGCGCAACATCCTGCCGGCCACCCTGGGGCCTTTTCCCAAGCTGAATCCGGAGTTCGTGGTGCGCGCCAACCCCGACCTGATCATGGTGGGTGCCCGCGACGGCGCTGAACTGCACAACCGGCCGGGCTGGGGCGCGATCCGCGCGCTGCGCGAGCAACGGGTGTGCAGCTTCGCGCCGGCCGAGGCCGAGGTGCTGGTGCGCCCGGGGCCGCGGATGGCGGAGGCGGCCCGGCTGATGGCGCGCTGCCTGGCCGACAAAGCGCCGCGCGGCGCGCAGCGAGCCGCTCCGTGA
- a CDS encoding cobyrinate a,c-diamide synthase: protein MTGARAARSCPAVLIAAPASGQGKTTVACALARLHARQGRRVRAFKCGPDFLDPQWLALASGAPVHQLDLWMTGEADCAERLWQAAGEADLVIVEGVMGLFDGEPSAADLARRFGLPVMAVVDAAAMAGTFGALAHGLRHYQAGLPWAGVLANRVAGERHAAMLQAGLRDGADWLGGLARQPAAALPERHLGLVAAGELPDALRRLDAAADALAATPLGSLAPGQLQRWTMRIEPPAAPPAIPPLLQGRTVAIARDAAFCFVYAANLDCLQALGARLSFFSPLAGEALPECDAVWLPGGYPELHAPQLSRNLRLREGLAAHLARSKPMWAECGGMMALFDALQTADGQVHPMWGLLPGQVVMQQRLAALGPQQLALAGGVLRGHTFHHSLCASPLAPAAHTTSPGGVKSGEALYRLGSLRASYFHAWFASSPAATAELFHA from the coding sequence ATGACGGGTGCGCGGGCGGCCCGGTCCTGCCCGGCCGTGCTGATCGCGGCCCCCGCGTCGGGCCAGGGCAAGACCACGGTGGCCTGCGCTCTGGCGCGGCTGCACGCCCGGCAGGGGCGCCGTGTGCGTGCCTTCAAGTGCGGGCCCGATTTCCTGGACCCGCAGTGGCTCGCGCTGGCGAGCGGCGCGCCGGTGCACCAGCTCGATCTCTGGATGACGGGCGAGGCCGATTGCGCCGAGCGGCTGTGGCAGGCGGCCGGCGAGGCGGACCTGGTCATCGTCGAAGGGGTCATGGGACTGTTCGACGGCGAGCCGAGCGCCGCGGATCTGGCGCGCCGCTTCGGGCTGCCGGTGATGGCCGTGGTCGATGCCGCCGCCATGGCCGGCACCTTCGGTGCCCTGGCGCATGGCCTGCGGCATTACCAGGCCGGCCTGCCCTGGGCCGGCGTGCTGGCCAACCGGGTGGCGGGCGAACGCCACGCCGCGATGCTGCAGGCCGGCCTGCGCGACGGCGCGGACTGGCTCGGCGGGCTTGCGCGCCAGCCGGCCGCTGCCTTGCCCGAGCGGCACCTGGGGCTGGTGGCGGCCGGCGAGCTGCCCGATGCGCTGCGGCGGCTGGACGCCGCCGCCGATGCGCTGGCGGCGACGCCGCTGGGCAGCCTGGCGCCCGGGCAATTGCAGCGCTGGACGATGCGGATCGAGCCGCCTGCCGCGCCGCCGGCGATACCCCCCTTGCTGCAGGGACGCACGGTGGCCATCGCCCGTGACGCGGCCTTCTGCTTCGTCTACGCCGCCAACCTCGACTGCCTGCAGGCACTGGGTGCGCGGCTGTCGTTCTTCTCGCCTTTGGCCGGCGAGGCGCTGCCCGAATGCGACGCCGTCTGGCTGCCCGGCGGCTACCCGGAGCTGCATGCGCCGCAGCTGTCGCGCAACCTGCGCCTCCGCGAGGGCCTGGCGGCGCACCTGGCGCGCAGCAAACCGATGTGGGCCGAGTGCGGCGGCATGATGGCGCTGTTCGACGCCTTGCAGACCGCCGACGGCCAGGTCCATCCGATGTGGGGGCTGCTGCCCGGGCAGGTGGTCATGCAGCAGCGGCTGGCGGCGCTCGGGCCGCAGCAGCTGGCGCTTGCCGGCGGCGTGCTGCGCGGCCATACCTTCCACCATTCCCTTTGCGCCAGCCCTCTCGCCCCCGCGGCCCACACCACGAGCCCTGGAGGCGTGAAAAGCGGCGAGGCGCTGTATCGGCTCGGATCGCTGCGCGCGAGCTACTTCCATGCCTGGTTTGCCTCCAGCCCGGCAGCGACGGCGGAACTGTTCCATGCCTGA
- a CDS encoding cobyric acid synthase: MKARCVMVLGTTSSAGKSWLATALCRWYARQGLKVAPFKAQNMSNNARVVAGGEIGSAQYFQALAAGAEPEVRMNPLLLKPERDTHSQVVLLGQVDEELTARPWRGRSASVWPRIARALDELRAENDVVVIEGAGSPAEINLKDSDIVNMRVAAHADAACLLVTDIDRGGAFAHLYGTWALLDAPERARIRGFVLNKFRGDAALLAPAPQRLEQLTGVPTLATLPMWRQHGLPEEDGWYGARGGAGEGRAIALVAYPRISNLDEFQPLANLPGVRLVWARRPADLAGADWVVLPGSKHTSGDLAWLREQGLDRAILRHAGEGRTVLGVCGGLQMLGEALVDPHGIDGNAPGLGLLPLVTQFEPAKTVRRTSARFGAVGGPWAPLAGVAVAGYEIHHGRTAQHPAMARAQAVLPDGLGWQNAGGNVLGLYLHGMFEDPAVLQALFGAQAPTLDHVFDGLADFIEAHFPAGALPGLITRS; the protein is encoded by the coding sequence ATGAAGGCCAGGTGCGTGATGGTGCTGGGCACCACCAGCAGCGCCGGCAAGAGCTGGCTGGCCACAGCGCTGTGCCGCTGGTACGCGCGCCAGGGGCTGAAGGTGGCGCCGTTCAAGGCGCAGAACATGAGCAACAACGCCCGTGTCGTCGCCGGCGGGGAGATCGGCAGCGCGCAGTATTTCCAGGCGCTGGCCGCCGGTGCCGAGCCCGAGGTGCGCATGAACCCGCTACTGCTCAAGCCCGAGCGCGACACGCACAGCCAGGTGGTGCTGCTGGGTCAGGTGGACGAGGAACTGACGGCCAGGCCCTGGCGCGGGCGCAGCGCCAGCGTGTGGCCGCGGATCGCCCGGGCGCTGGACGAGTTGCGGGCCGAGAACGACGTGGTGGTGATCGAAGGCGCGGGCTCGCCGGCCGAGATCAACCTGAAGGACAGCGACATCGTCAACATGCGCGTCGCCGCCCATGCGGATGCCGCCTGCCTGCTGGTGACCGACATCGACCGCGGTGGCGCCTTCGCCCATCTCTACGGCACCTGGGCCTTGCTGGACGCGCCGGAGCGCGCCCGCATCCGCGGCTTCGTGCTGAACAAGTTCCGCGGCGACGCGGCCCTGCTGGCGCCGGCGCCGCAGCGCCTGGAGCAACTCACCGGCGTCCCGACCCTCGCCACCTTGCCCATGTGGCGGCAGCATGGCCTGCCCGAGGAGGACGGCTGGTACGGCGCCCGCGGCGGCGCGGGCGAGGGCCGGGCGATCGCGCTGGTCGCCTACCCGCGCATCAGCAACCTCGACGAGTTCCAGCCGCTCGCCAACCTCCCGGGCGTGCGGCTGGTGTGGGCGCGCAGGCCGGCCGACCTCGCCGGCGCCGATTGGGTGGTACTGCCCGGCTCCAAGCACACCAGCGGCGACCTCGCCTGGCTGCGCGAGCAGGGCCTGGACCGCGCCATCTTGCGCCATGCAGGCGAGGGCAGGACCGTGCTGGGCGTGTGCGGCGGCCTGCAGATGCTGGGCGAGGCGCTGGTCGACCCGCACGGCATCGACGGCAACGCCCCCGGCCTCGGCCTGCTGCCGCTGGTGACGCAATTCGAGCCCGCCAAGACCGTGCGCCGCACCAGCGCGCGTTTCGGCGCGGTGGGCGGCCCCTGGGCGCCGCTGGCCGGCGTGGCCGTCGCGGGCTACGAGATCCACCATGGCCGGACCGCGCAGCACCCGGCGATGGCACGCGCGCAGGCGGTGCTGCCCGACGGCCTGGGCTGGCAGAACGCCGGGGGCAACGTGCTGGGGCTGTACCTGCATGGCATGTTCGAGGACCCGGCGGTGCTGCAGGCCCTGTTCGGCGCCCAGGCGCCCACGCTGGACCATGTGTTCGACGGCCTCGCCGACTTCATCGAGGCCCATTTCCCGGCCGGCGCGCTGCCCGGCCTCATCACCCGTTCCTGA